The following is a genomic window from Serratia ficaria.
CCGGTACCCCCTCATTCTTCGTTCACCCGGCGGAAGCCAGCCACGGCGATCTCGGCATGGTCACCGCGCAGGACATCGTGCTCGCCATTTCCAACTCCGGCGAGTCCAATGAGATCCAGGCGCTGATCCCGGTGCTGAAACGCCAGCAGATCCCGCTTATCTGCATGACCAACAACCCGGAAAGCTCGCTGGGCAAGGCGGCGGATATCCACCTGTGCATCAAGGTGCCGCAGGAGGCCTGCCCGCTGGGTCTGGCGCCGACCACCAGCACCACCGCCACGCTGGTGATGGGCGATGCGCTGGCCGTGGCGTTGCTGAAAGCGCGCGGCTTCACCCCGGAAGATTTCGCGCTGTCGCATCCGGGCGGCGCGCTCGGCCGCCGGCTGCTGCTGCGGGTGAGCGACATCATGCACGGCGGCGATGAAATCCCGCACGTCAGCGCCGACGCTTCGCTGCGCGACGCGCTGCTGGAAATCACCCGCAAAAATCTGGGCATGACGGTCATCTGCAACGATCTGATGAAAATCGCCGGCATCTTCACCGACGGCGACCTGCGCCGGGTGTTCGATATGGGCATCAATCTCAACGACGCCAAGATCGCCGACGTCATGACGCTCGGCGGCGTGCGGGTGCGCCCGAGCATGCTGGCGGTCGACGCGCTGAACCTGATGCAGCAACGCCACATCACCGCGCTGCTGGTTGCCGATGGCGACCAGTTGCTGGGTGTGGTACATATGCATGACATGCTGCGCGCCGGCGTCGTTTAATTAAGGAATAGAACGGAATGAGTACGGTAGAAACCTGCTACGGGCCGGTAGAGCAAGACGTGATGGCGCGTGCCGGTAAAATCCGCCTGCTGATTTGCGACGTCGACGGCGTGCTGTCCGACGGCCTGATTTTCATGGGCAACAACGGCGAAGAGTTAAAAGCCTTCAACGTGCGCGACGGCTACGGCATCCGCTGCCTGAAGACCTCGGACATCGAGGTGGCGATCATCACCGGCCGCTCAGCCAGGCTGCTGGAAGACCGGGCGAAGACCCTCGGCATCACCCATCTGTATCAGGGGCAGTCCGATAAGCTTTTGGCCTTCCGCGAACTGTTGGATACACTGTCGCTGACGGCGGATCAGGTGGCCTACATCGGCGACGATCTGATCGACTGGCCGGTGATGGCGCAGGTGGGTCTGGCGGTCGCGGTGGCGGACGCGCATCCATTGCTGACGCCGCGGGCCCATTACGTTACCCGCATTGCCGGCGGCCGCGGCGCGGTGCGCGAACTGTGCGACATTATTCTTTTGGCTCAGAATAAGCTGGAGGACGCCAAAGGGCTGTCGATATGAGCAAAACCAAACTTTGGATCACCATCCTGCTGGCGGTGATCGCGCTGGCGTTGATCGGTTGGAACATGACGGATTTCAGCGATGACAGCGTTCCGGCGCCGATCAACGATCGGTCGCCGACGTATCAGAGCCAGCATACGGTCACCGTGGTGTACA
Proteins encoded in this region:
- the kdsD gene encoding arabinose-5-phosphate isomerase KdsD, encoding MSNIQLQPGFDFQQAGKEVLQIEREGLAQLDGHIDANFTRACEAIAACGGKVVVMGMGKSGHIGCKIAATFASTGTPSFFVHPAEASHGDLGMVTAQDIVLAISNSGESNEIQALIPVLKRQQIPLICMTNNPESSLGKAADIHLCIKVPQEACPLGLAPTTSTTATLVMGDALAVALLKARGFTPEDFALSHPGGALGRRLLLRVSDIMHGGDEIPHVSADASLRDALLEITRKNLGMTVICNDLMKIAGIFTDGDLRRVFDMGINLNDAKIADVMTLGGVRVRPSMLAVDALNLMQQRHITALLVADGDQLLGVVHMHDMLRAGVV
- the kdsC gene encoding 3-deoxy-manno-octulosonate-8-phosphatase KdsC gives rise to the protein MSTVETCYGPVEQDVMARAGKIRLLICDVDGVLSDGLIFMGNNGEELKAFNVRDGYGIRCLKTSDIEVAIITGRSARLLEDRAKTLGITHLYQGQSDKLLAFRELLDTLSLTADQVAYIGDDLIDWPVMAQVGLAVAVADAHPLLTPRAHYVTRIAGGRGAVRELCDIILLAQNKLEDAKGLSI